A region of Paenibacillus thiaminolyticus DNA encodes the following proteins:
- a CDS encoding nitric oxide synthase oxygenase yields the protein MTGTDRQEDKLIAAAASFIARCYHELGKDGAAVQQRMSEIEREIAARGTYAHTFEELEHGAKMAWRNSNRCIGRLFWPSLQVIDEREASTAEEVLQALRRHIAFATNGGKIRPTVTVFRADEPGCEPIRIWNHQLIRYAGYDRGGRRWGDPHSLPFTRICEALGWQGAGTSFDILPLVVQVGSEPPQWVELKPEEVLQVPLTHPDFGWFAELDLRWYAVPIIADMRLEIGGIDYKTAPFNGWYMGTEIGARNLADEQRYHQLPAIAARMGLNTASNTTLWKDRALVELNAAVLHSFKEAGVSIVDHHTAAQQFKRFEQQEAEANRPLTGDWTWLIPPMSPAATHIFHQSYSNEHVSPLFAYQTAPY from the coding sequence GAAGACAAGCTTATCGCGGCTGCGGCCAGCTTCATCGCACGCTGCTATCACGAGCTCGGCAAAGACGGTGCCGCGGTGCAGCAGCGTATGAGCGAGATTGAGCGGGAGATCGCCGCCCGGGGCACCTATGCCCATACATTCGAGGAATTGGAGCACGGCGCCAAAATGGCCTGGCGCAACAGCAACCGGTGCATCGGCCGCCTGTTCTGGCCGTCCCTGCAGGTCATCGACGAGCGGGAGGCGTCCACGGCCGAGGAAGTGCTGCAGGCGCTGCGCAGGCATATCGCCTTCGCTACCAATGGCGGCAAGATTCGTCCGACAGTGACGGTGTTCCGGGCGGACGAGCCCGGCTGTGAGCCGATTCGGATTTGGAACCACCAGTTAATCCGCTATGCGGGCTATGACAGAGGCGGCCGCCGCTGGGGCGATCCGCATTCGCTCCCCTTCACCCGGATCTGCGAAGCGTTGGGCTGGCAGGGCGCCGGAACCTCATTCGACATCCTGCCTCTGGTCGTGCAAGTCGGCAGCGAGCCGCCGCAATGGGTGGAGCTCAAGCCCGAGGAAGTGCTGCAGGTCCCGCTGACGCATCCGGATTTCGGCTGGTTCGCAGAGTTGGATCTACGCTGGTATGCGGTTCCGATCATTGCGGATATGCGGCTTGAGATCGGAGGAATTGATTACAAGACGGCACCGTTCAACGGCTGGTACATGGGCACGGAGATCGGCGCCCGCAATCTGGCGGATGAGCAGCGCTATCATCAGCTGCCTGCCATCGCGGCGCGGATGGGGCTGAACACCGCTTCCAATACGACCCTATGGAAGGATCGGGCTCTGGTCGAGCTGAATGCGGCCGTGCTGCACTCTTTTAAGGAAGCCGGCGTCAGCATCGTCGACCATCATACCGCGGCCCAGCAGTTCAAGCGCTTCGAGCAGCAGGAAGCGGAGGCGAACCGTCCGCTTACCGGCGATTGGACGTGGCTGATTCCGCCGATGTCGCCTGCGGCGACCCATATTTTCCATCAATCGTACAGCAATGAACATGTATCCCCTCTATTCGCCTATCAGACGGCGCCATATTAA
- a CDS encoding VOC family protein yields MKAKITPYLMFRGEAEEAMNYYIDAFGSGEIVRMNRYGDARSNVEWSIAEEDYDKLIHGEFIVGGQTIYCADSTGPGHGQHAEEHRVHLTIACGSEEEITRLYERLSGGGRVLMPLQLTFWQSKFAVVEDRFGIRWQLDLPQHPAS; encoded by the coding sequence ATGAAAGCAAAGATTACCCCTTATCTTATGTTCCGGGGGGAGGCGGAAGAAGCGATGAACTATTATATCGATGCGTTCGGTTCCGGCGAGATCGTGAGGATGAACCGCTATGGCGATGCCAGGAGCAATGTGGAGTGGAGCATCGCGGAGGAGGACTACGACAAGCTCATTCACGGGGAGTTCATCGTCGGCGGCCAGACGATCTACTGCGCTGACAGCACGGGACCCGGGCATGGGCAGCATGCGGAGGAGCATCGCGTCCATCTGACGATCGCCTGCGGCAGCGAGGAGGAGATAACCCGGCTATACGAACGGTTGTCTGGAGGGGGGCGGGTTCTGATGCCATTGCAGCTCACCTTCTGGCAATCGAAATTCGCGGTGGTCGAGGACCGATTCGGCATTCGCTGGCAGTTGGACCTGCCGCAGCATCCCGCTTCCTGA
- a CDS encoding AbrB/MazE/SpoVT family DNA-binding domain-containing protein — MKDTGMIRSLDSLGRIVIPVEIRNARNIEIGDAVEFFVLDDHILVLRKYTSTECTFCRSMESVSYYKDQFICSTCLKELAGAQDLAPIAPQPQAKKRAKTSELIQRLREAFEEHPGASQKELAKLLGVSQGRISQLKKEM, encoded by the coding sequence ATGAAGGATACGGGTATGATTCGTAGCTTAGATAGCCTTGGCCGCATTGTTATTCCGGTTGAAATTCGCAACGCGCGCAACATTGAGATTGGAGATGCAGTGGAGTTTTTTGTGCTTGATGATCATATCCTCGTGCTGCGAAAATATACTTCGACGGAATGCACCTTCTGCCGAAGTATGGAAAGTGTATCTTACTACAAGGACCAGTTCATTTGCTCTACCTGTCTGAAGGAACTCGCCGGAGCCCAAGACTTGGCACCTATTGCCCCTCAACCCCAGGCCAAGAAGCGAGCCAAAACGTCCGAACTGATTCAGCGTCTGCGAGAAGCATTCGAAGAACATCCTGGAGCAAGTCAGAAGGAACTGGCCAAACTTCTTGGCGTTAGCCAGGGAAGGATTAGCCAATTAAAAAAGGAAATGTAA
- a CDS encoding thiol-disulfide oxidoreductase DCC family protein, which yields MRQRKQLEVYYDEWCPLCAAIRRRLERWDWLHALRFRSIRDGQAVSEMSSRGISPDALEARMHVRCTGSGEIDSGIAAVLRLCSRVPLLMMLCPGIWLTIKLGFGERMYDWIASRRMIVPAGGCLEDGCELERRISP from the coding sequence ATGCGCCAACGGAAGCAGCTAGAAGTATATTACGATGAATGGTGTCCGTTATGCGCCGCGATCCGGCGCCGGCTGGAACGATGGGACTGGCTGCATGCGCTCCGGTTCCGGTCGATACGCGACGGGCAGGCGGTATCCGAGATGAGCTCAAGGGGAATCTCGCCGGATGCGTTGGAGGCGCGAATGCATGTCCGATGCACCGGGAGCGGGGAGATCGATTCGGGAATCGCCGCGGTACTCCGGTTATGCTCCCGCGTGCCGCTGCTTATGATGCTATGTCCGGGCATCTGGTTGACGATCAAGCTTGGCTTCGGCGAGCGAATGTATGATTGGATCGCGTCCCGCAGGATGATTGTGCCTGCAGGCGGATGCCTGGAGGATGGCTGTGAACTGGAACGGAGGATATCTCCTTAA
- a CDS encoding VOC family protein, with protein sequence MQKITTFLMFEGQAEAAMNLYTSLFADGKIVSLVRHDGSGGGEEGKVLHAVFSLNGQTFMCIDSSIMHEFTFTPSMSLFVDCESEQEIDELYAKLSDGGQVLMALGPSPFSKKFGWVNDKFGVSWQLNLANNG encoded by the coding sequence ATGCAAAAAATTACGACTTTTCTTATGTTCGAAGGACAGGCTGAAGCGGCGATGAATTTATACACCTCTTTGTTCGCTGACGGTAAGATTGTGAGTCTCGTTCGCCATGACGGCAGCGGGGGAGGCGAGGAAGGAAAGGTGCTGCACGCGGTCTTTTCGCTGAATGGGCAGACATTTATGTGCATCGATAGCAGCATAATGCATGAGTTCACCTTCACGCCTTCGATGTCGCTGTTCGTGGACTGCGAGAGCGAGCAGGAAATTGATGAGCTGTACGCCAAGCTGTCGGATGGCGGGCAAGTGCTGATGGCGCTGGGTCCTTCACCGTTTAGCAAGAAATTCGGTTGGGTGAATGACAAATTCGGCGTCTCCTGGCAGTTGAACCTGGCCAACAACGGATAA